In Nematostella vectensis chromosome 3, jaNemVect1.1, whole genome shotgun sequence, the genomic window tacaAGCACTATTTCGAGAAGgtcaaaaattgacaaataaccaccacccctctaCCCCTAAAATATAGatgtaaatttttattgtgttttttcaaaacttggtaTAAAACGTTCATATTACATGGATCAAAAGACCCTCccccggtctgaatagggttaagtCAGAGGTTGGGACGTCTAATTCTGGCTTAGGTTGCTAAGTATAGCACTATTTCTTTTACTTAACATCTGCTAGTATCTCATTACGGGTTATTTAGAAATGTTTTGCTTTCAAACTCAAGAAAGCCTATGCAAGGGTATGAAGAAATGAGCGGGCAGATCCAGTGCTCCTCATCCCTTGACGCACCACAGGATTCCCGATGGCCGAGAACCAAACATTTCCcaataaccccccccccccccccaaaagaGCTTATATGGTTCTACCTGAAGCGAAAGCGTTCATGAGTGGATGTTTACTCTACACATGTTTTACCATCCATTACTTTGCATTGGAGCACATTTCTCCATTTGCCTTTGCCATATTCTGTATCTAAGTACTTTTCGGGTTGCGCTGGAAACCAAAACTGGTATCCCTCAAGGAAACCTCGTTGCCTTGGCAACACATAAGCAACGGGCTGACGCCATTTTTTGTACCCGATAGTGATGTCATTTTTATCTGTTGAATAATACCACACATCCGGCCCGATAATTTTGCGTCCTTTTGGCCAGACCCAAAAGAAATCGCTAGATTTGCGAACTGGCTCTAGCTCGAAACCTTCCTTAGAAAAGGAAGAATTGACGAGGTCTTCAAACCTCTTCTTGTCTTGGATATCAATAATGATATCAATGTCATGGTCGTATGGTAGGAAAGAATGGTCTCGGTACCAGCCAATCACAGCTCCGCTTATAAGCACGTGATGTATACTATACCTATCGAGCAGCAAGCAAATTCGATATGTCATGTTAATCAGTATTTCCCGACAGCACGGGTCAGTGTTTATGCGCATGTGCAGAGCTTTGTCGTAATAAGGCCAATCACAGCTCTTCGCATTGTCACATCCGGGTAACCGATAACTAGAATTCGGGTATATTATTTTACGAACTTGACTGTTTACAATAGGAACAGTACAAATGCCTGATTGTAATGGGATTGGATCCGAGTAGCGAAGTGTTTTGTTCGACACATCCCAAGTCCATTTCTGGCACGGTTCTGATAATTCTTGTATATCACAATACAGTGTTATATGTAACCCACGACACCCAACCCGGACTGTTGAGTTCTCGCGTTGTAAACAGAGGTGGTTGTAATTTTGTTTTGCGGTAACAGTAGAAAAACAGCTGT contains:
- the LOC116618729 gene encoding uncharacterized protein LOC116618729, giving the protein MISSRRQSLSRCYCYVLTTVLVVYAMIQLYFEANNPVLIRMRPASRNHSCFSTVTAKQNYNHLCLQRENSTVRVGCRGLHITLYCDIQELSEPCQKWTWDVSNKTLRYSDPIPLQSGICTVPIVNSQVRKIIYPNSSYRLPGCDNAKSCDWPYYDKALHMRINTDPCCREILINMTYRICLLLDRYSIHHVLISGAVIGWYRDHSFLPYDHDIDIIIDIQDKKRFEDLVNSSFSKEGFELEPVRKSSDFFWVWPKGRKIIGPDVWYYSTDKNDITIGYKKWRQPVAYVLPRQRGFLEGYQFWFPAQPEKYLDTEYGKGKWRNVLQCKVMDGKTCVE